A stretch of Pseudomonadota bacterium DNA encodes these proteins:
- a CDS encoding IPT/TIG domain-containing protein, whose translation MPPVILSAMVDSNEHTMVIFGNYFGTVLPTVRLGDRVLNVESFSPNQVIVTLPPAIQPATYSLTVTANRPYPSTSSLFSAALFATADR comes from the coding sequence GTGCCACCGGTAATACTCAGTGCCATGGTGGACTCCAACGAGCACACGATGGTCATTTTCGGCAATTATTTCGGTACTGTGCTACCGACGGTAAGATTGGGCGATCGCGTCTTGAATGTCGAAAGCTTTTCTCCGAACCAGGTCATAGTAACGCTGCCGCCCGCTATCCAGCCGGCGACGTATAGTCTCACGGTGACGGCCAATCGGCCTTATCCATCGACGTCCAGCCTGTTTAGCGCGGCCTTATTCGCCACGGCTGATCGATAG